In Gloeocapsa sp. DLM2.Bin57, the DNA window TTACAAAAAATATGTCTCTAAACCAATTCTGGACAGAAATACTCGATTTTACAGAAAATCTTACTAAAGAAGTAGGCGATCGCTTAGTCTTAGACTTTGGTAAACTAACTCCTGAACGTAAAAGCGATGGAACATTGGTTACTCAAGCAGATAAATGGTCAGATCAAGTAATTAGAGAGGCGATCGCTGCTAAATTCCCAACCCATGGTGTCTTAACCGAAGAAACAGAGCATATTTTCCCCCAACAGGATTGGTGTTGGATTGTCGATCCCATTGATGGAACAACCAACTTTACTAGAGGTATCCCGATTTGGGGAATATCCCTAGGGTTACTTTATCAAGGTACTCCTGTTTTTGGTTTAGTACATTTCCCTCAAATTCAACAAACCTTTCACGGTTATTGGTATGGTAAGACTAATTTAACAGGACCTGTGGGAGCATATCTCAATCACCAACCAATCCACACTAGTAGTGATTCCCCTAGTCAAAATCATATATTTAACCTTTGTGCGCGTAGTACGTCTATACTGAAAAACCCCTTTCCCTGTAAAATTCGTCTGATTGGGGTAGCTAGTTATAATATCTTATTAGTAGCTTGTGGTGCTGCACTAGGCGGAGTAGAAGCTACCCCCAAAATTTGGGATATAGCAGCGGTTTGGGCGATTCTGCAAGCAGCAGGAGGCTGTTTTACCTTACTTAATCCTGAATCTAATTTCCCTTTAGAAGTAGGTAAAAACTATCGTCAAGTTAATTTTCCCTGTTTAACTACTAGTAATGCTGAGTTAGTTTCGGTATTTAAACCTAAGATTTCAAGTATCTATTGAAACTTGCAGATTGACATATTACTTAAAATATGCTCTAATAGCCCTTAAAATTATTGATTTTTCTTAAGTAAAACTTATGATTCAAACTAAACTACTTGTACATATTGCTTTTCACTATAACCCAGATAGAGAACAATATCTCTTCAAAGTCCTAGAAAACTTTAAAAATTATGAAATTAGCGATATCCACGTAATTATTGATACTAACACTGAAGAGACTAAAGAAAAACTCCAAGACTTTTTAGATACTCTTCCTTTCACTGTAGATATACATACTCACTTAAATTTAGATCACCCTTTTAATTTGACTTGGACTCATCGAGAACATATGTTAAAACATGTGGAAGACTACGATGTATTTATGTATATAGAAGATGATATTTTAATACCTTGGATTGCTTTTAAGGGGTGGTTAGCAGAAAATGAGGCAGTTTATAAAACTGGCAAAATAAGAGGTTTTCTCAGAGTAGAAAATCCTAATGGTGATAAACTTTATGCCGCAGATTATAGACAACCAATGCCCGCTCCAGTGATTTGGACTATAGGAAGTCAATATTATTTTTCTCCTTTGAGACCTTATCACGCCTGCTGGGTTTATAGTAGAATACAAATGCAGGAATTTATTAAAACTCAAGCATGGATAGATGGCAATACAGGTGCAGGAGGTATCAGAGAGAAAGCAGCATCGGGAATGATGTGGGTTTATAAATTTTATCACCGTCTAGTTTTGCCTATCAATAGTGATGGCACTTTTCCCGAAGAAGTGTTTATTTATCACTTACCTAATAATTATTCTACAGATCCTAATACTTCTTTTGCTAAAACTTCTACTGAAGAATTATTTCAAGGAAAAATAAAATATAAGAACTCTTTTGATGGATTCATGACTTATTATCATCAACTTATACAAGAAAAATATTTGAAAATCATTAAGTCCTATTTTATTAAAATGTATCAATTAGTAGTACCAAAAAAAGTACGAGAATATTTTAAACAATTATTACCTGAATCATTAGTCACTAAATTGTCTGTAGTGAGAAGATGATCATAAAGGTTTAATTTTTTGTTACACCTTTCTGAGTATTAACTCGTTACAAAAAATATGTCTCTAAACCAATTCTGGACAGAAATACTCGATTTTACAGAAAATCTTACTAAAGAAGTAGGCGATCGCTTAGTCTTAGACTTTGGTAAACTAACTCCTGAACGTAAAAGCGATGGAACATTGGTTACTCAAGCAGATAAATGGTCAGATCAAGTAATTAGAGAGGCGATCGCTGCTAAATTCCCAACCCATGGTGTCTTAACCGAAGAAACAGAGCATATTTTCCCCCAACAGGATTGGTGTTGGATTGTCGATCCCATTGATGGAACAACCAACTTTACTAGAGGTATCCCGATTTGGGGAATATCCCTAGGGTTACTTTATCAAGGTACTCCTGTTTTTGGTTTAGTACATTTCCCTCAAATTCAACAAACCTTTCACGGTTATTGGTATGGTAAGACTAATTTAACAGGACCTGTGGGAGCATATCTCAATCACCAACCAATCCACACTAGTAGTGATTCCCCTAGTCAAAATCATATATTTAACCTTTGTGCGCGTAGTACGTCTATACTGAAAAACCCCTTTCCCTGTAAAATTCGTCTGATTGGGGTAGCTAGTTATAATATCTTATTAGTAGCTTGTGGTGCTGCACTAGGCGGAGTAGAAGCTACCCCCAAAATTTGGGATATAGCAGCGGTTTGGGCGATTCTGCAAGCAGCAGGAGGCTGTTTTACCTTACTTAATCCTGAATCTAATTTCCCTTTAGAAGTAGGTAAAAACTATCGTCAAGTTAATTTTCCCTGTTTAACCACTAGTAATGCTGAGTTAGTTTCGGTATTTAAACCTAAGGTTTTAGAATTACACTATTAACCAACTAAAAATTTCTCTAGCTGTTAATTCTAACTCAATTTCTTTAAGTATTGGGAGAAGATGATTATCTCTAAATAACCTAATCTTTTGTTCAGGAAAAATGACTAAAACTGTTTCTTCTTCTGGAACAATTAACCAACCTAATTGAGTCCCATATTCTGAACAATGTCAAAGATTATCTAATACTTTGGTTTGACTTTGTTGTGGTGATAAAATCTCTATTACCCAATCAGGATTAATTTCAAATCGGTTAGCTATTTTTCCTTTTTCAGTTAAAGGAATTCTTGGCCATTTAAATACGGCTACATCAGGAACTAAAGAACGTCCCCCAAAAGTACAACGCAACTCAGGAAAAGTATAAGCTATTTTAAATGGTTTAGCTATTTGATTGATGTGGGATACTAATTCACATTGAATAAGGCTATGTTCTCCTTGGGGCATGAATTTTGGCTCTATTTTCCCATTGACAAATTCCTGGGCAGGTTTAGTTTCAGGAAGTAGTAAAAAATCTTCTAAACTTAAATCAGATTGTACTTTAATAACCATTACTTACCCATTAATCTAACTACCCCGATTCCGCCAAAATATAAGCCTAATACTGCTCCAGCTAAGAGAGATTGGGTCAGAGGATCGGTAGAAGGAGTTAAAATAGCTCCTATGACTAAAGAGCCAACTATAACTATACGCCAACCTTTGAGCATTTGTTGAGAAGAAACAATCCCTAATGCACCTAAAAGAGATTGAATGACGGGAATTTGAAAAGCTAAACCTGTACTAAATAATAACAACAAAACGAACTTAAAATATTTATCAATAGACCATAATTGCTCAACTACATCAGCTCCATAATTAATAAAAAATTGTAAAGCAGCAGGAATCAAAGCTACATAAGCAAAGACAATGCCTGCAATAAACAAAATTGTAGAACCAAATACCACAGGAGCAATTAAACGACGTTCTCGACGGGTTAACCCTGGTAAAACAAATTGAGTAATCTGGTAGAGAATAAAGGGACTAGCTACGAGTATCCCACTATAACCTGCTACTTGGATAGAAACAAAGAAATACTCACCTGGTGCTAGTTGTAAAAATTTTACACCATCTGCTGGGAGTTGGAGTAATTGCACGATGGGTTTAACAAAAATAAAACAACCAATACAACCAATTACTACTGCTATTAAAGCAGCAAAAATGCGCATACGCAATTCTTCGAGATGATCAAATAAAGACATTTCTGCTTCATCTGGTATCTCGTTAAGATATTGATCTAAATCTTGTTTAGGAGCGGTTTTCACTTGTAGATTAAGGATAAGATTGTTAAATTATCTTACCATTCTAACATTACAAGCACTTTTAGAAGGTTCTTGGGTCTTAACAGTGATATTCTCATGTCCGGCACTTTCTAATAATTGAGTAACTACTACTTGGGTTTCTAGATTAGCTTGAGTCAGGATGCCACGCTGACAAGCACTAGCTACGATTCGATCAAGTGCGCGTCTTTGTGCTTGGGATTGCAATTCAGGGGCTAAATCTGGTCCTAAAGCCAAAAAACCACGGTGATAGTGATAAACTTGCGATCGCTTAACATCGATTTTGCTGTCTAAAATTTCTGGTGGTGGTAGAATAATCTCTAAACCAGTTTCGGTTTGTTGAAGATGTTCGGGTTTTAATTCAGCTAAATTAATTCCCGCGCGTACTTCTCCTTGGGCTAAATAGATTAATTCTGTTCTCCCTACGACAAATTGACCTAGAGTTCTTTCTGCTTTAGTAGGAATCAAGGACTCTGTGGTAAAAATAACTGTACTGAGTTGACTAACTTGACGTAATTGTTCAATAATCAGGGATGAGTTGTCCACCTCTATTGTGGTGATTGGTTGTAAGTTAGTCAGGAAAAACTCTCGCCAACGCTGATTGAATTGCCAACAACCAATTAGTAATAAGGTAGTGAAAATAGCCAGACCGCGCAACTGGGATTTCATAAATTTTAATCAGAAATTAATCTTTAATCATAATCATACCGTTTAAAATTGAAAATGTAGAGATAGTAATTATACTTAAAAAAATACCTAAATTATGAATTCGCAACAATCAAACTCTCAGGATTATTGGTATTGGTATTATCAAGGTAAGAGACAAGAAGATAGAGAAGCTTATGAAGAGGCGATCACTTCTTATGAACAAGCTATTAGTATCCGTAGTGATGACTATTGGGTTTGGTATCGTCTAGCTAATGTTTTATATGGTTTAGAACGCTATGAGGAGGTTATCACTAGTTTAGACCAAGCTTTAGGGATTCGTACTCAGGATTATTGGGCTTGGTATTATCGAGGTTGCGTCGCTTTAGAAGATTTAGACGAATATCAAGAAGCTTTAGTTAGCTTTAAACAGGCATTACAACAACGACCTCAAGATTATTGGACTTGGTATCGACTCGGTGACACCTATCGTCAATTAGGAGAATATACCGAAGCCATAGCTAGTTATCAACAAAGTCTTGATCAACGACCTCAAGATTATTGGGCGTGGTATCGTCAGGGTGACGCTTATTTACGTTCTGGTAATTATGAAGAGGCGATAAAATGTTATAAAAATGCCCTAGCTGTAGAAGCCCAAGATTTCTGGGCTTGGTCTAAATCTGGCGATGCTTGGCGTTATCTCGGGGATTATCTTCAAGGAATTAGATGTTATCAAAAAGCTCTTGCCGTTAAGCCAGAGGATGAGTATAATTGGTATAATCAGGCTTGCTGTGCAGCTAAAATACAACAAGTAGAATTAGCGGTTGATTGTTTACGTAAGGCGATCGCTATTAATCCCCATAATCGTGATTTAGCGCAAACAGATCCTGATTTTCTTTTAATCCGCGCTGAACCGCTTTTTCAAGCTATCTAAATATTATGATTGTCAAAGCCAGATTAGAATGGGACGAAGACATGAAGCATTTTATAGCTATTTGTCCTGATTTAAATCATCTATCTTCTTCGGGAAAAACTGAGGAGGAAGCGATAGAAAACCTGCAAGAAATGATAAAAAATGTCTTAAACTCTCTTCCAGATAACTTATTTTATGATAGTAAAAATCTTCAAGAAGTAAAAGTTATTCTATGAAAAAATTAATTATTCTGGTTAGTTCTTTATTTATTTCCACACAATCTGTTTTAGCTATTCCTGAATTTAGATAACAACAAATCCAAGGAGGTCGTCAACTCAGTAGTTATGCTTATACTGATCCTGCATCAGGATCTCTAGTGTATCTCTATTTTGTCGCTTTAGAACAAGACTTTGTTGAGATTGGAGGACCTGGTGTACCCTTGATTGTTTTCGCGGGAATACCAGCAGAAGCCTGAGTAGCTATAGAAGAAGAAGTTGAGCAAAATAACTCATGGTCAGATCTTGAAGCTACAGCGGAATATTACGAAACTTTATCTCGAATATCAGCTATGTCTCACGAAACTAGTATGAAAATTCTCCACAATATCGGAGGTGGTTGGTGTTATAGTTATGAACCTGATTGTTATTAATCAGCTTCGTTTAACTCGCTATGACGTTATAAATCATGGTCTTTTCCTGCGCCATATTGCCAAGCATCTAATTGACGATGATAGAGATATTGTTGACGTGGGGTAAGATATTTTACTAAAGGAGATAAACTCTCTCCTAGAGGATATAAACCAGTATATAAAGCTAAATTCAGATAATGCCAACTCCAATCAACTAGACTAGGTAACCCTACTTGGGGAATAATCGGTAAAACTAATTTAGGATTGACTAAGGGTAAGGTTTTGGCTAAACCCGAAAATTGTACCACGTCTTTTAAAAAGGGTTTGAGTACATCTTCTCCTAATTTATCCATACTTTGAAATACTCCACTCATCAGTTGATTAATTTGTGAGGGAGATATTTCTTGGTTGACTCTGACACTCATCGCGCGTTGAAATAACCAAGTCACCGAGAGATTAGGTTGATAGGGTTGTAACCAAGCTAAATCACTTCGATTCAAAGCGTCTATTTCTAACGCTTCATTGATACCCAAGCTTAAACGTTTGAGATGTCGTAACATCGACCCAAATCCACCAAAACTGACGGGAGATTGCGCACCGCTACTATCTCCTATAAATAAAATACGATGCCAAGGACTTTGTAAAGGACTAGCTTGATAAGCGGGAAAAAAACCAAACAAAAAGCGTTTAAAATCTAGTTGAGATAATTCTAGCTGTTGATATTCAGGTAAGAGACGCAAATATTCTGCCATCAGAAATTCTAAACTAAATCGAGCAGGATCAGCGTCTAGATAAGTAAATAAATAGGTAGTTCTTCCGTCTCGCGCGGGAAATGCTTCCCAAAAGTACTGACATTGATTTTGAATAGGTGTAATCGAAGCGATTAAATCTCCTGTTTGGTTTTGAGGATAATTTTGAGCACAACTTCCTACTACTAAACAAACTCCCTGGGGTTTTTCTCCCTGTCTGCTTTGTTGAGCGATCGGGGAAAAATGTCCCATTACATCTAGGAGTAAACGGGTTTTTAAAGTGGTGTTACCCGCGGTTATGGCTACACCATTAGGATGAACGATCGCCCTTTGATAAGGGGTATTTTCTAATAATGTTCCCCCCATGGCTAAAAATTTGTCTTTCAGGGTTGCTAACAAAAAAACTGGATCAACCCCTATATTGAGAACATCTTTTACCCAGAGTTCGTAACCTTCATGAAAAGCTATTCTGACTGGATTAAATTCACTAGCGATCGCCTGATCTACTTCTGTTGGAGACAACAAACCCAACTCTAGCAACACATCTAACTCTGATCTTGATACGTTCCATTCCTGTTTTCTTCCCCGTAAAATCCCTCTTTCAACTACAGTAACTCGCCATCCTAATGCTTGTAAAGCTGCGGCTATCATAATTCCTAATGTACCGCCTAAGATTACTACGTCCTGGTCTATTTCTGTTAAACTACTTTGACTAGTGCTAACGGTTTCGGGTTTAGGGAGATTTCCTTGTCTGATGTCTAACCATTTTTGGTCAGATTGGCGTAGATAGGTTAGATATTCTGGTGATAAGATACTCTCTACTAAACTCATTATGTTTATTTAGGTTAACTTTTGTTAACATTTTAACGAAAATTACAGGTCAAAGAGAGATAACTAGATAATTATGTTCAAATTTAGCACCTTTAACGGGTTTACCAGCCAGAGGAGTAGGTAAGAGAAGGTTATGACGTTGATCTCCCGCGTCGATAGTGATTTCTGGTCCTGATTGACTTAATTTGACTTGTTTCTTGTTAAAACCTGGTAAGAATACCCGCACTTCTTTAGCGTTGATATCTATCTTAACGGGTAGGGGTGCGTGTCGAGTGGTTTGTAAATCTGGTAAAGCGTCGCTAATTACTGTTAAATCATTGGTATTGGTATGAGGAATATCTGTAAAACTTAATGGCTCGAATAATTCTTGTATCTCAGGCGTGATACCACGTTGATTGAGTAAGACTCCTGCTACGGTTAAACCCACTTGTTGGGCTGATCCCCAGAGAGATTGTGCTCTATCTATAGCTTCTGGTTGAGAGTCTATCACTAAATAAGCAGAGATACGCTGAGGATCTGCTAAAGCTGCCATTCCATCGGTTAGAATTTGATTAGCACGGTTATTCGGCTCAGGAGCAAAGTTATCAAAACTCCAAGATACGTTGAGAATAGTTGCGGTAATAGGTTGAATAAAGGGTGATAAAGCCTTACCTAGGTCAGATTCGGTAATTAGTTTGCGAAAACGTCGAAAATACCAACTGAGAATCTCAGGTATAGCGAACATCCGAATGGTGTGAAAACTATCGATACCATCATAGATGATAATATCATAGTCTCCACTAGCATCATACTCCCGCAAAGCGTTAAGAGCAAGAGCTTCATCCATTCCTGGTAAGATCCCCAACTCTTGACCATAGACGTTATTTAAGATGGGGGAACGTAGATACTGCTTTTCTAGTGCTTTGAGTTCATCCCAAGCTTTTTCTAGTAATAAAGTAGCAGCTAATTGTACTACCTTGAGATTAGGTTCAATAGCTTGGGGTTCAAGATTAGGAGTGATTCCTAAAGCTTTACTCCAAGTTGGGTCAACTCCTTGTCCTACAAATAGCACACGGCTACCCTGGAGAGCGAGTTTATGAGCAGCGGCGATCGCTATAGTTGTACGACCACTACCACCTTTACCTAAAAAAGTCAGAATCCGTGCCATCTTACTATTCCCTATTGTCTGCTTAAACCATTTTAGTCTATGGCTTTGATTTCGTCTTCAAAAAACCAAATAGAAGTATTGTCGTCAAATTTGACTATAACTCCTACTCCGCTACCATCGGTCATTTTATAACGTTCGATAGTACCGACTTTCCCTAGTTTATCACTAGCTTGCTTGTCTCTGAGACGATATACTTTAACTTTTTGCCCGATTTCCATACCCTTTCACTTAATCACACGATAAACCATAATCAGTTTAACTGATACTGAGACTCTTAGACTGTTTTTTTTCTTAAACTCGGAACAAAGGTGTTGGGGGTGTAGGGGCGATCATGCTTGCGCCCTAGGGGGTGGGGAGAATGGAGAATGAAGAATTCCTAACCCCGAATGGTGATAAGCAAATTTTAGATATCCTAGGGTGGATTATAATTTGTCAATGTAGGGTACATTTTTCCTAGGAGCGCCGTAACCCACCTTATAAAGATTGGGTTCTTGCGTACATAGTATGCTGGTTTATCATTATAAGCCTTACTGGGCAAGGGCTGAAAGCTAAACTGTTAATAACTAATTAAACAACCGCCCAGTAAGGCTTTTCTCTATTTTCAGCATACCAAGTACGGAAGAGCCGAGAGTCTTGAGATGAACAATAAAAAGTTTTGGCAATTTTCTTCTAATAAGGGAGGTTATACTCTTTTTTTCATTAGTATTCTTGTTCTTTTGTATTCAGTTCATTTTTAGCACAACAACAAAGAGAGTTAAGATTATTTTTTCAGGGATTATTTTTGTTAAATTGTTTATTGGCTATTAAAACTTTTGGAGGTTGGAATTTAACAGAGGCTATCGCCATATCTCAATGGTTAGCTAATCAAGGAGTAAAATACCTTGAACAACCCCTGAGTATAAGGGATGAATCCAATTTAGCTCAATTGCACCAAGAATCACCCTTACCTATCTATATAGATGAAATTTGTTGTAATAATCAGGATTTATTCCTTTATCTTTAACTTAACAATCAGCAATCATAACCTAAATCAGACAAATTATAACCAATTAACTCACTTGTTTTTTGATTACTTTCCTTATACATATCTTGACAATATTCTTCAATTATCCCTTTCAAACGCTTTTCTGCTTGAACATGCATCCTTTCAGGTATTAAATTTTGTACTAAAGGAGTTAATTTTGTGACTATTTTACGTCTTATTAACTGTTCTTTCCCAATTTTATAAGGTTGATAGAATATTCTGTTCATTATTCTTTTAATTTCTATTGTTCCTGATTTCAGTTTTTCATTTATATATTTTTCATTAGCTAATATTTCTATTTCCTTTATATTTGCATCTATTTCAACAAAATTAATTATCTTAATAAGACATTCTTTTTTATTTTTTACAAACACCTCAAAAGGAAGAAATAAAACATTGTTTTTTCCAAACTTAGTTTGATAATATTCAATTATTTGATCATATTTATACACAGAAACATCTATACCAAGATTGAGTCTCCCACCTGATTTTATTCCTAGAAATTCTTCTAAAGTTGAACTGTAATTAATTCCTAGTTTAATTATCTGATTATACAAAGAAAAAATAGCTGCCTTTTGTTCACGTATTAGACATAATATTTTGCCATTAGGAAAAACTTGATAAATCCTATCCGCGGTCATTTTATAATAGCCTTGTTTAAATATAGGAAATACAAAGCATTCATTTGACAATACATAAACCATATTTAATAAATTACTTTGTTTTATACAAGAATTCAACTCTTGGTAAACTAATTCTGAGTTAAAATCAACATCACTTTGATCAACAAAATATTTTAATGCTTGCATATCTCCTCTTGGATCATTTTCGATTTTAGAAAATGGGGAAAAAGGTGTAAACCCTAAATTTTCATTACTAAATACAGTTTTTTGCAGCCAAGTAGAAGCAGTTTTAGGATAGCCGATATGAATCAGTATTTTATTATCCGTCATTATTTTAACCAGGTCTTACTTACAATAAATTTTGAGACACTATCGATAGTACCATAAAATGGTTATTGTGGTTAAAATAGCAATGCAAATATCTTTTGAATTATTCACAGTTAATAAACGCTTTCCTCTGACCATTAGTCGCGGTACAACCGCAGCATCTACTAATATTTGGTTACGTCTAGAAGCAGAAGGAATCTCAGGGTGGGGAGAAGCTTCGAGTTTTTCTCTTTCTCCTAGTCACAAGTACACCACACCAGAATTAATCTCACAATTACAGACAATCTCCACTCAATTAGAAAAATTTCACCCCTTAGAAAGACAAAAAATTCACCAATTTTTGAGCACCATAGCTATTACTTCACCAGTTAAAGCAGCTATTGATGTAGCCTTACAAGACTGGTTAGGCAAAAGTTTAGCTATGCCATTATGGCGTTTATGGGGACTAGATGTAGAAACAATCCCACAACTTTCCCTAACCATTGGGATTAGTACTCCAGAATTAGCCCAAGCAAGACTCAAAAATTGGCAAACAATCCTAGATATACCGATAATTAAAGTAAAAATGGGTAATCCTGACGGTATAGCAGCCGATAAAGCGATGTTTCTCGCCATTAGAGCATTAGCACCCTCCACCCCAATAACCGTAGATGCTAATGGAGGTTGGCAATTAACAGAAGCGATCGCCATGTCGCAATGGTTAGCTAATCAAGGGGTAGAATACCTCGAACAACCCCTAAGTACAAAGGATGAATCCGATTTAGCTAAATTGCACCAAGAATCACCCTTACCTATTTTTGTAGATGAAAGCTGTTGTAATAGCACTGATTTACTGAGGTTAGCTCCCTATATCGATGGAGTTAATTTAAAACTAATGAAAACAGGTGGTTTAACCGAAATCATGAATATGATTCAAATAGCAAAAACTCTTGATAAACAAATTATGTATGGGTGCTATTCTGATAGTAGCCTAGCTAATACCGCCATGTCTCATTTAGCTCCTCTAGTAGATTATCTAGACTTAGATAGTCACCTTAATTTAACTGATGATCCTTTTGTAGGAGCAACGGTAAAAGCAGGTAAATTAATACCCCCAGATTTACCTGGTTTAGGAGTTAAAC includes these proteins:
- a CDS encoding inositol monophosphatase → MSLNQFWTEILDFTENLTKEVGDRLVLDFGKLTPERKSDGTLVTQADKWSDQVIREAIAAKFPTHGVLTEETEHIFPQQDWCWIVDPIDGTTNFTRGIPIWGISLGLLYQGTPVFGLVHFPQIQQTFHGYWYGKTNLTGPVGAYLNHQPIHTSSDSPSQNHIFNLCARSTSILKNPFPCKIRLIGVASYNILLVACGAALGGVEATPKIWDIAAVWAILQAAGGCFTLLNPESNFPLEVGKNYRQVNFPCLTTSNAELVSVFKPKISSIY
- a CDS encoding inositol monophosphatase, with amino-acid sequence MSLNQFWTEILDFTENLTKEVGDRLVLDFGKLTPERKSDGTLVTQADKWSDQVIREAIAAKFPTHGVLTEETEHIFPQQDWCWIVDPIDGTTNFTRGIPIWGISLGLLYQGTPVFGLVHFPQIQQTFHGYWYGKTNLTGPVGAYLNHQPIHTSSDSPSQNHIFNLCARSTSILKNPFPCKIRLIGVASYNILLVACGAALGGVEATPKIWDIAAVWAILQAAGGCFTLLNPESNFPLEVGKNYRQVNFPCLTTSNAELVSVFKPKVLELHY
- the tatC gene encoding twin-arginine translocase subunit TatC encodes the protein MSLFDHLEELRMRIFAALIAVVIGCIGCFIFVKPIVQLLQLPADGVKFLQLAPGEYFFVSIQVAGYSGILVASPFILYQITQFVLPGLTRRERRLIAPVVFGSTILFIAGIVFAYVALIPAALQFFINYGADVVEQLWSIDKYFKFVLLLLFSTGLAFQIPVIQSLLGALGIVSSQQMLKGWRIVIVGSLVIGAILTPSTDPLTQSLLAGAVLGLYFGGIGVVRLMGK
- a CDS encoding DUF4230 domain-containing protein; the encoded protein is MKSQLRGLAIFTTLLLIGCWQFNQRWREFFLTNLQPITTIEVDNSSLIIEQLRQVSQLSTVIFTTESLIPTKAERTLGQFVVGRTELIYLAQGEVRAGINLAELKPEHLQQTETGLEIILPPPEILDSKIDVKRSQVYHYHRGFLALGPDLAPELQSQAQRRALDRIVASACQRGILTQANLETQVVVTQLLESAGHENITVKTQEPSKSACNVRMVR
- a CDS encoding tetratricopeptide repeat protein, whose protein sequence is MNSQQSNSQDYWYWYYQGKRQEDREAYEEAITSYEQAISIRSDDYWVWYRLANVLYGLERYEEVITSLDQALGIRTQDYWAWYYRGCVALEDLDEYQEALVSFKQALQQRPQDYWTWYRLGDTYRQLGEYTEAIASYQQSLDQRPQDYWAWYRQGDAYLRSGNYEEAIKCYKNALAVEAQDFWAWSKSGDAWRYLGDYLQGIRCYQKALAVKPEDEYNWYNQACCAAKIQQVELAVDCLRKAIAINPHNRDLAQTDPDFLLIRAEPLFQAI
- a CDS encoding type II toxin-antitoxin system HicB family antitoxin; the encoded protein is MIVKARLEWDEDMKHFIAICPDLNHLSSSGKTEEEAIENLQEMIKNVLNSLPDNLFYDSKNLQEVKVIL
- a CDS encoding FAD-binding oxidoreductase, which codes for MSLVESILSPEYLTYLRQSDQKWLDIRQGNLPKPETVSTSQSSLTEIDQDVVILGGTLGIMIAAALQALGWRVTVVERGILRGRKQEWNVSRSELDVLLELGLLSPTEVDQAIASEFNPVRIAFHEGYELWVKDVLNIGVDPVFLLATLKDKFLAMGGTLLENTPYQRAIVHPNGVAITAGNTTLKTRLLLDVMGHFSPIAQQSRQGEKPQGVCLVVGSCAQNYPQNQTGDLIASITPIQNQCQYFWEAFPARDGRTTYLFTYLDADPARFSLEFLMAEYLRLLPEYQQLELSQLDFKRFLFGFFPAYQASPLQSPWHRILFIGDSSGAQSPVSFGGFGSMLRHLKRLSLGINEALEIDALNRSDLAWLQPYQPNLSVTWLFQRAMSVRVNQEISPSQINQLMSGVFQSMDKLGEDVLKPFLKDVVQFSGLAKTLPLVNPKLVLPIIPQVGLPSLVDWSWHYLNLALYTGLYPLGESLSPLVKYLTPRQQYLYHRQLDAWQYGAGKDHDL
- a CDS encoding ArsA family ATPase → MARILTFLGKGGSGRTTIAIAAAHKLALQGSRVLFVGQGVDPTWSKALGITPNLEPQAIEPNLKVVQLAATLLLEKAWDELKALEKQYLRSPILNNVYGQELGILPGMDEALALNALREYDASGDYDIIIYDGIDSFHTIRMFAIPEILSWYFRRFRKLITESDLGKALSPFIQPITATILNVSWSFDNFAPEPNNRANQILTDGMAALADPQRISAYLVIDSQPEAIDRAQSLWGSAQQVGLTVAGVLLNQRGITPEIQELFEPLSFTDIPHTNTNDLTVISDALPDLQTTRHAPLPVKIDINAKEVRVFLPGFNKKQVKLSQSGPEITIDAGDQRHNLLLPTPLAGKPVKGAKFEHNYLVISL
- a CDS encoding DUF2862 domain-containing protein; the encoded protein is MEIGQKVKVYRLRDKQASDKLGKVGTIERYKMTDGSGVGVIVKFDDNTSIWFFEDEIKAID
- a CDS encoding dipeptide epimerase, with product MQISFELFTVNKRFPLTISRGTTAASTNIWLRLEAEGISGWGEASSFSLSPSHKYTTPELISQLQTISTQLEKFHPLERQKIHQFLSTIAITSPVKAAIDVALQDWLGKSLAMPLWRLWGLDVETIPQLSLTIGISTPELAQARLKNWQTILDIPIIKVKMGNPDGIAADKAMFLAIRALAPSTPITVDANGGWQLTEAIAMSQWLANQGVEYLEQPLSTKDESDLAKLHQESPLPIFVDESCCNSTDLLRLAPYIDGVNLKLMKTGGLTEIMNMIQIAKTLDKQIMYGCYSDSSLANTAMSHLAPLVDYLDLDSHLNLTDDPFVGATVKAGKLIPPDLPGLGVKHRGNQN